The Arachis ipaensis cultivar K30076 chromosome B07, Araip1.1, whole genome shotgun sequence genomic interval GCAAATTTAAAAGTGTTCAGATTTCtttgaagaaaaagaagtatTTTATTATGTTGCAACATATTGtgaaaatttagaaataaaggagattttgagttctctcttttttctttttaataattttttaaattaaagattgTATTGTCTATCCGTTTATAGTTTATCATAAAGAATATAGAActaatactttattttttttgttaactaaGGAGCCATGGGCCCAAAACAAAGAGAAACCTACACTACATTATTAATCCTTCGTGGGGGAAGGCTCCCCATAGCATCACAATTTAGAAGATGAATGATCCCTACAGGAGGACTATTCTAAATCTGAGTATTAAAGTCCTGGTTCAAACTCCAATTGACTAGCCAATCTGCACAACCATTGGCTTCTCTATAAGCACGTGAAATTTTGACCTGTCGATTCCTTGATAGAAGATCGCAAATCCTGTGGTAGAGTATAgatccttctcccttcttctccttCCAATGGGTTATGCTTGATATGGCTGCATTGGAATCACTTTCAATCCACACTCTTCTAAAACCAAGGGTCCAACACATCTCCAGGCCTATAAAAATATCCCACAATTTCGTAATGAAGGCTGAACAGACTCCCAGCCTTCTCGTAAAATCCATCACCCATCTTCTTTGGCTATTTCTGATAAGCCTGTCGCATCCTGTCTTCACTGGATAAGATTTCACCGCTCCATCTATATTCACTTTAATCTAATCTATCGGCAGTGGGTTCCATTTAATATTAATCTCAATTCTAACTTTAATACTTTTTTTAGAGAGCCACTCAGATAAAGTtgttaaaaatgtctttttttaaatgatatttttaataattaaaattcaacacATATAACCGATTAAactgtattatttttattaaaattgacctgacaaaaaattagttttgtcaaaaaactaataaattatattttgaatcggtctgaattaatattttttaataaaaaattattacaatatttttattataattttagttattttttataataaggatattgtagttattttttataaaaaaataatattaatttagactagTTCAAGATTTAATTCACTatttttcggtcaaattaatttgtctggcctaattttgataaaaaataacacagtttaatcgattatatgcattaaattttaattattaaaaaatatcttaaaaaaaatattttaagcaTCTTTATTTGAGTGATTTCTTTTTAATATCTATAAATGTTGTTCggctttttttataaataaaagtttTTTATCCTGTAAAGAAAATTACATTGGATCGAGTAAATACTTAGGCTCAACAATGATTTACTGGATCGGCTTAGACCCTcagttatttttgttttttggttgACTTAGACCCTCAGGCTTAGCTCTCTTTAAAAATAACTATAGATTACTaacaaacaacaaaaataaatctTAAATACGAAAAAGAACCGGTTTATTTGCACTCACCAAATCCGACCACAGCCCATGTGCGGGGATGCCCCATCCctaccttttcttttccttttgttatTCTCAAATAGAAACTGCCAAAAGCACCTTCCTATTCTCTCTCGTCTCTCTATACCGCACAAATGTATTTGAGGCTTTGAGCATCATATTATACCCATTTATTTTGACATTATAATCttactttattttaaaaaaataactattattAAAAGAAACAGAATGAACCATACTTTAAGACGCAAATTAGTTATAATTCAAATAACATAATCTTTCTTTACTTACCTAAAAAGTCACAAATTTGAGCCTTcctattttgataaaaaaaaagaaaagaacgaCACTTTAGGGCACTTTATAAATGACCAATAAGAATGATTAATCATGCATGTTCTATATTCTTCTAAGATCACTATACAAGATTTCTATACGAAAAATATTGACCATATATGGTTCTTTCAGGTGGAAATGCTGTGTATGTATGTGCTTGTAAAATCAGGGAAATTAATAATGTGCTGATAATGGAGGGATTATGATTTATGGGTCCACTTTTCCTTGTTTTGGTTAGCAGGATGCATCCCCCCTAATTATCCCTATTTGCATAAATAGGATATAGAACCCCACCTTTTAGGACTTAAAAATCATGCCCTTTATTCGACTATTCGTTCAATTCAATAATGTTTTATATAAAGAAAACTTTAAAGAGCAacaaataatttttcaaatagTGTTAGTAGCAATAATACAATGTTATTCCATCATATATTTACTTTAAAGGATTCTTAAAATTTGACTTCATCGCGGCGATTAACGCATTTTGCAGCAATGATGAAACAAAACATCCACATAATTCAGAAGTAAATTTTTCTTGATTCAATTATTCAATAAGAGGGGGATGCTAGAGAGCCAGtagtttttgtgatttgtaattattaattaactattagtaatatttttaatggtgtgagattatatttaatagtatgagattactcactttttttttgttaattaaatattgaccaaattttaataaaaacaagactttttcattatttttaactACTGTATATAAATACGgtaaaatattatatacatatacgATATTGtagaaaataattagaaatttttaAGTACAAATAAAGGAGTTCTCTTCTCAGCATTGTTCATCTCTTCTTCTCATCAtaattttctcttctctcttctcttctcttcactcttttcttttctttttcttaatgcACTTTACTGTACTCTTCTCTTTTTCTTAGCGCgctccattcttttcttctttcttctaNNNNNNNNNNNNNNNNNNNNNNNNNNNNNNNNNNNNNNNNNNNNNNNNNNNNNNNNNNNNNNNNNNNNNNNNNNNNNNNNNNNNNNNNNNNNNNNNNNNNNNNNNNNNNNNNNNNNNNNNNNNNNNNNNNNNNNNNNNNNNNNNNNNNNNNNNNNNNNNNNNNNNNNNNNNNNNNNNNNNNNNNNNNNNNNNNNNNNNNNNNNNNNNNNNNNNNNNNNNNNNNNNNNNNNNNNNNNNNNNNNNNNNNNNNNNNNNNNNNNNNNNNNNNNNNNNNNNNNNNNNNNNNNNNNNNNNNNNNNNNNNNNNNNNNNNNNNNNNNNNNNNNNNNNNNNNNNNNNNNNNNNNNNNNNNNNNNNNNNNNNNNNNNNNNNNNNNNNNNNNNNNNNNNNNNNNNNNNNNNNNNNNNNNNNNNNNNNNNNNNNNNNNNNNNNNNNNNNNNNNNNNNNNNNNNNNNNNNNNNNNNNNNNNNNNNNNNNNNNNNNNNNNNNNNNNNNNNNNNNNNNNNNNNNNNNNNNNNNNNNNNNNNNNNNNNNNNNNNNNNNNNNNNNNNNNNNNNNNNNNNNNNNNNNNNNNNNNNNNNNNNNNNNNNNNNNNNNNNNNNNNNNNNNNNNNNNNNNNNNNNNNNNNNNNNNNNNNNNNNNNNNNNNNNNNNNNNNNNNNNNNNNNNNNNNNNNNNNNNNNNNNNNNNNNNNNNNNNNNNNNNNNNNNNNNNNNNNNNNNNNNNNNNNNNNNNNNNNNNNNNNNNNNNNNNNNNNNNNNNNNNNNNNNNNNNNNNNNNNNNNNNNNNNNNNNNNNNNNNNNNNNNNNNNNNNNNNNNNNNNNNNNNNNNNNNNNNNNNNNNNNNNNNNNNNNNNNNNNNNNNNNNNNNNNNNNNNNNNNNNNNNNNNNNNNNNNNNNNNNNNNNNNNNNNNNNNNNNNNNNNNNNNNNNNNNNNNNNNNNNNNNNNNNNNNNNNNNNNNNNNNNNNNNNNNNNNNNNNNNNNNNNNNNNNNNNNNNNNNNNNNNNNNNNNNNNNNNNNNNNNNNNNNNNNNNNNNNNNNNNNNNNNNNNNNNNNNNNNNNNNNNNNNNNNNNNNNNNNNNNNNNNNNNNNNNNNNNNNNNNNNNNNNNNNNNNNNNNNNNNNNNNNNNNNNNNNNNNNNNNNNNNNNNNNNNNNNNNNNNNNNNNNNNNNNNNNNNNNNNNNNNNNNNNNNNNNNNNNNNNNNNNNNNNNNNNNNNNNNNNNNNNNNNNNNNNNNNNNNNNNNNNNNNNNNNNNNNNNNNNNNNNNNNNNNNNNNNNNNNNNNNNNNNNNNNNNNNNNNNNNNNNNNNNNNNNNNNNNNNNNNNNNNNNNNNNNNNNNNNNNNNNNNNNNNNNNNNNNNNNNNNNNNNNNNNNNNNNNNNNNNNNNNNNNNNNNNNNNNNNNNNNNNNNNNNNNNNNNNNNNNNNNNNNNNNNNNNNNNNNNNNNNNNNNNNNNNNNNNNNNNNNNNNNNNNNNNNNNNNNNNNNNNNNNNNNNNNNNNNNNNNNNNNNNNNNNNNNNNNNNNNNNNNNNNNNNNNNNNNNNNNNNNNNNNNNNNNNNNNNNNNNNNNNNNNNNNNNNNNNNNNNNNNNNNNNNNNNNNNNNNNNNNNNNNNNNNNNNNNNNNNNNNNNNNNNNNNNNNNNNNNNNNNNNNNNNNNNNNNNNNNNNNNNNNNNNNNNNNNNNNNNNNNNNNNNNNNNNNNNNNNNNNNNNNNNNNNNNNNNNNNNNNNNNNNNNNNNNNNNNNNNNNNNNNNNNNNNNNNNNNNNNNNNNNNNNNNNNNNNNNNNNNNNNNNNNNNNNNNNNNNNNNNNNNNNNNNNNNNNNNNNNNNNNNNNNNNNNNNNNNNNNNNNNNNNNNNNNNNNNNNNNNNNNNNNNNNNNNNNNNNNNNNNNNNNNNNNNNNNNNNNNNNNNNATTTTAGTCATTATTTTTAACTACTGTATATAAATACGgtaaaatattatatacatatacgATATTGtagaaaataattagaaatttttaAGTACAAATAAAGGAGTTCTCTTCTCAGCATTGTTCATCTCTTCTTCTCATCAtaattttctcttctcttctcagtATGCTtcactcttttcttttctttttcttaatgcACTTTACTGTACTCTTCTCTTTTTCTTAGCGCGCTCCATTCTTTTCTTCTAATCGACAGTAAAATTTTTATATCAATGGATTAACAATATATGTTGATTTATTTTAGTTCTTCTCACCTTagagttttaattatatttttattaatcagaATTAAAAATTTTGCTGTTTATTAAAAtaacattcaaaattcaaattcagaatTTAATGAAATTTAGAAACTCAAATGATGAAATTTGTGctttactttatatatatatatatatgattgtcCATATATTCAATGCATCCCGAACTAATTTGTGGATATGATgttgcttaatttaatcaatttttgcTCCTATAATTATTAGTAAGCGAGAAAAAACTACTTCTTGTGCATGCATGTCACTTTTGCAACTTTGAAGATCACCATGCACGATATCATAAAAATCACTTAACTCTATTAAAATAAGTGTTTGTTTGGATTGAGTTATTTGAGTAAAAGAAAaatcttttttataaaaaataaagtatttttattaaattttaaatagatttatttatatcttttaaaaaatatatttttattagaaaaatgaattatttgtttttttttaaatccaataatatcttgtttttaaaaataaaaacaaaagatatttttaatatttataatttttttttgatttatttaaatataaaacaatttttgtttattaaaaaattttaaaactacaaaaacataaatattttcttaaaaacCAATTTAGACTGATCCTAGCTATGCTTTAAGAGTGACCATAAGCGCAAGCACTTCCTTCCTTAAGAGCTATAAGAAATTGTTGTAATTTATCAACCGATAATACTTTTGACATTGGAGAGAGGAGGAATGCATGCATTATTAGGTTGAAATCCTCACATTTGACATTCGTTATTGTGAACTTCTTTAACTAGGTTTTGTTAAGGTATGAACATGGTTCTTGGATTGATAATGTTCGTTAATTAATCATTATTGCTAGCAGTCCAAGTCAGTCCAATTTTCTAATtgtattttctttctctcttcaatGATAAAATCAAGTACTATTATTAAGTATACATTTCGTCGCATTAATTTGTCATAGTTGACGGAGATTGGGTTCATTTTGGAGGAACATTTGTTCAGCAGTACGGTTAGGAGAGATATTCATGGCGCCACCATTAacgttaattgataattgaatatAGCAGTTAAGGGCTCTAGATGGAATAGGAGAACTGGAGAAGGAAAAGATTGAGGAGAGAGCATAGGGCAGAGCGCGGACTGTATCAAAATATAAAACAAGAACTCACATGCTCATCATGGATGCATAATTAACATTATTGAAAAATGTTCTAACAAATCTACAACCTTCGTCTTCTCTCTAACTTAATAAACACATTGTCAAATacatatgatatgatatgatatgatagagtaaagtatcgtttttattcCTAATGTTTAAAATAAGTTCTATTTGTtttcgtcctatttgtatctaacgtttataaaagtgattcaatgttattttGTTGGTAATTATACTAATATATTAGattgtatttttcaattattctcacttgaatgtattcattctcaattaggtctcacttgaatGTGTTCGATTTCAATATTGTACTAACTATTTGTGTTTAtgttcaattatgtccctaaaaaaatgaattatgtaaatgttgcaaGAATTAATTTCAACTTTTGATAACCTATTATTCGGATTGGATCATCGGTTCTATCTCaaatatttgtattctaacttaaAGAATAGATTTTCAGGACTCCAACTAAaattcatgatgtgtaattgatatTAGGATAACATTGAAAAAATAAGTGTTTGTTTGGATTGAGTTATTTGAGTAAAAGAAAaatcttttttataaaaaataaagtatttttattaaattttaaatagatttagttatatcttttaaaaaatatatttttattagaaaaatgaattatttgtttttttttaaatccaaaaatatcttgtttttaaaaataaaaacaaaagatatttttaatatttataatttttttttgatttatttaaatataaaacaatttttgtttattaaaaaattttaaaactacaaaaacataaatattttcttaaaaacCAATTTAGACTGATCCTAGCTATGCTTTAAGAGTGACCATAAGCGCAAGCACTTCCTTCCTTAAGAGCTATAAGAAATTGTTGTAATTTATCAACCGATAATACTTTTGACATTGGAGAGAGGAGGAATGCATGCATTATTAGGTTGAAATCCTCACATTTGACATTCGTTATTGTGAACTTCTTTAACTAGGTTTTGTTAAGGTATGAACATGGTTCTTGGATTGATAATGTTCGTTAATTAATCATTATTGCTAGCAGTCCAAGTCAGTCCAATTTTCTAATtgtattttctttctctcttcaatGATAAAATCAAGTACTATTATTAAGTATACATTTCGTCGCATTAATTTGTCATAGTTGACGGAGATTGGGTTCATTTTGGAGGAACATTTGTTCAGCAGTACGGTTAGGAGAGATATTCATGGCGCCACCATTAacgttaattgataattgaatatAGCAGTTAAGGGCTCTAGATGGAATAGGAGAACTGGAGAAGGAAAAGATTGAGGAGAGAGCATAGGGCAGAGCGCGGACTGTATCAAAATATAAAACAAGAACTCACATGCTCATCATGGATGCATAATTAACATTATTGAAAAATGTTCTAACAAATCTACAACCTTCGTCTTCTCTCTAACTTAATAAACACATTGTCAAATacatatgatatgatatgatatgatagagtaaagtatcgtttttattcCTAATGTTTAAAATAAGTTCTATTTGTtttcgtcctatttgtatctaacgtttataaaagtgattcaatgttattttGTTGGTAATTATACTAATATATTAGattgtatttttcaattattctcacttgaatgtattcattctcaattaggtctcacttgaatGTGTTCGATTTCAATATTGTACTAACTATTTGTGTTTAtgttcaattatgtccctaaaaaaatgaattatgtaaatgttgcaaGAATTAATTTCAACTTTTGATAACCTATTATTCGGATTGGATCATCGGTTCTATCTCaaatatttgtattctaacttaaAGAATAGATTTTCAGGACTCCAACTAAaattcatgatgtgtaattgatattaggataacattgaatcacttttacaaatacAAATAGAATGATTTAAATGTTGGaaatacaaataaaatttatTCCACGTTAAaaataaaaacgatactttattctGATATGATATTAATATAGTATTACAGTATTATGTTTTGGCAATGATATGATATATCTACTGTTATTCATAGATGTCTCGGCCTGAAGGCTAATCAAGAGTCAACTCTGCATTCTGTACCAACTTGTGGGCTTATCCAGGCCAAGAATCACAAAAacgaaaaataagaaagagaaataGACAACAGAATCAAAGAATAATAAATTTGTATAGCTACCTCCCTTATTATTGAGCAAACATCCTTTAATGTAATTTGTTGGTTTAAATTGGAACATAATAATTTCTGGGCAGAAGATGTAATGTTTTTGTCCATGAGGTCAGAGGTTTAGAGTGTACTAGCTTACGTGCTGTTCTACTCCAACTCCGTAgcctatttattatttaattaaggcACCATGCACAAAAGTGCTTGTGGGGgaacaagaagaacaagaagaagagggTGGTTTCATCAAAAAGGAATTgaagatttaatttcttttcatcAAAGATGAAACACATTTAAGTGTATAGCAGACACATATCAAACCAATAAGCTAAGGTTTCTTGCTTGAGCCTCATCCCATTACCATTCTCAGGCTCAGGTTTTGTTTTGTCTCCTGCGTCTCAGCTTCTTTGTTATCCATCTGTGCAAACAAAATTAATAACATGGATACATGAGTAGGGTAGCTACCTGCCAATGCCATATATAAATAaactgatgaatgatgatgatggtaaTGGAAGGAGAGTCAAAGTGTATAGGTAGTTGGTGAGACAGAAAGAAATGAAGGAACAATCAGGCACGCCCCTTGCATCGTTGCCTCGGCCTCAACCTCAGGTGAACCAATTACTGTGTCTATGATATAGGCTGCTTTCCCTGCATTTATCATATAGGCTTAACTCACTCAGCACACTGCAGGTGGAGTGGAATGAGCTTGGATATAGTTCATGGGACACTCAGACTTCTCAAAATCTTAAGAGGCCATTAGAAGCTACATTGTTGGGTTAGTTTTCTCTCCCTACTTTGCCTCTGCCTGCGGATATGTTATGCTTTCTTATTCAATGACTACTTGTTATGTTGATACCTGTAGAGAACACTTTCCTAACAAGTCCCTGCATGCCACATTATGATAATGGAACTGTTGAAATGAATATTCATTTGAAACCTCAACTTGGAAACAACACTAGATCCCGTTTATGGATTCCTCAGCAAGAAGAATCTGTTGCTAAGAGAGCTCTCTTACAACAGAAGAACGCAACGCTGCCTAAGGTTAACCGAAAAGGTCATCTTGCAGGTTCAGGTTCATGTTCAGTTAGCATAATACCACAGAATGATCAACATTTTCTAACTGAACTAGATCAACATTCTTTTGAAATTCATAATCCTTTATCTCCTGACATTTTTAAATTAGAACCTGAGGTGTTAAGTGATCCTGTTAATCCTCAAAGTCAAAATTGGAGTTCATCAGTGGTTGGTATTCCCCAATCTGATTCTGCCACTGTGAATGGCCTAATTCCTCTGCAAGATACAGATGAATGGATGGTGCATTCTTCTTGCCAACAAGGATTGCAAGAACATCGTATATTAAGATCTGAAGCAGTTTTGAGGAATCTCTCAGCTAAAAGCAACAATCCTGGTGAAATTTGGGGTAACACCAGTGTTGATGTTAGCAGTGCAAGTGCCACCATGGTTGAGCCTTCGAATTCAAGTGCCATTTTGGATGAATTTTGCACACTTCAGGACAAGGATTTTCAGAAACTATCAGATTGCATCGTGAGCAACTTCAGTATGAGCCAGGATGTCCAGTCACAGATAACATCAGCAAGTCTAGCTGAGTCCCATGTGTTTTCTGTGCAAGACCTCGCCATCGACGCAGGTGGTGCATCTTCAAGCCATGCTGATTTTAATGAATGCAGCTTTCTGCAAAATAATTCAAGGCCGCGAGTAGCTTCGAAAGCTCCACCCAGGCGTACCTATACTAAGGTACACAGCAGAAAAACATTGTCGAGATTTTCATTGATATCTTAAGATTCACATAAAGCTATGTTCATTAGGATCTTTTTGTTGCAACACTGGTATGAAAATTATTATTTCCAAAGTAGAGTTCAACTAACATTTTTCCTTTCATTGGTTTAACTACTTTAAATACCATGGTTTGGGTTTTCTGGACTGACAGGTACAAAGGGCTGGTTCTGTAGGAAGATCAATTGATGTCACTGCTTTCAAGAACTATGAGGAACTGATACATGCAATTGAATCCATGTTCGGACTCGAGGGTCTGCTTAATGACGACACCAGAGGCAGAGATTCAGAATGGAAGTTAGTATATGTTGATTATGAGAATGATGTTCTACTTGTTGGGGATGATCCTTGGGGGTAAGTTTCTCACTTCTGTTCCAGTAATGTGTTAAAACTCCATGCTTAATTTATTATCTTATGATGCACTGACATATTCTTCATAAAAATGCTGTCTGCAGGGAATTTGTGAACTGCGTCCGCTGCATCAGAATTTTGTCACCTACAGAGCTTAAGAAGATGAGCAAAGAGGGAATGCAGCTTCTAAATAGTGGTGCATTGCAACGGATCAATGGTCACTTGCACTAAGATTATAAAGACATTTTTGAAGATTTGTACTTGTAACTGTAGTCTTTTAACTATGATCTTTTTCTCACACTCGTAGAATAGCACATATCTACCTTCAGGCATTACCTTATTAATTTGTCTCATTAtgcttgctttttgtttttccttgtCTTGTTTGACTAGTTTGAAGGGACTTCTCCAGAACTTTTCCATGACTAAATTCAGAAAATGCAATAACATGCTGCCTTTCATGGGTCATGCTTCAGATTCAAGGTTGTGTACATTATAAAGCGTTTAAGGATATGATATGAACTTCATCATAGACCAGCAGATTAATGAGAAAAGAACATATATATCAGATGCaatatttctaaaatatttgacaaaatgctCACCGAATGCAAGTCTTAGCATTTCATATGTTCATCACTTTTACATAATTTCAATTTATCTTCCACACGAAGACAAGTGATATTACTAGATATTTGACTTCAAAGAAACTTGATTTACTTCTGTAGGAATAAGATCAAGCAGAAGATGATATGGAAGTGTGAATAAATTATCACTTTTTTAGTACATTAGATAATCGTTACTGCTTGTCTNNNNNNNNNNNNNNNNGGAAAACAATTACAAGAATGCTATTTTGGACATTCATATTACAGTATGTAGAATTATAATAGGAGTGTTTGTAGACACACTACATGATAGTTAATTCTGCTAGGAGGAATGTTTATTCTGTTAATGAAAGAGTTCATGGCAATCAAGAATGGAAGATTATAACTACAATATCTAAAGACATAAGTTAACCTTGTTCCAAAAATACAATTCATTTATCAGTTTCTAAAAATTTACCAACTAGTCAACTACAAAATAGCTAATACCAGAATACATATAAAAGATAACCTAAAAGAGCCATTCATGCACTCCACTTCAGATAGAGGATTTGATGATGTTAGAAGCACCTCATATTCAGAAGCAAGAGTGTTCTTACCTCTTTCCTTCCGGTGTTGCATTAGTCCCTACGCTTTACACCCTTACTGGCTTCTGAAGAACAGCAGATAAGACAACTTCAGACTTGCCTGATCCAAGACTATCAATTTTCTCTCCCACAACCCATTTCAACTTTTTATATCCAAACTTTTCGATCAACCGAGTCAGTTCTCTCTTCTTCTCATCACTTGTGCAATAGAAGTTGTCCAGCCAAAACAAGCCATCCGGGCGCAAAATGCGATCAATGTCGAACATCAAAAACTCTAACTTCTCTGGTTTCCCACCAACATCCAAGGAACTTGCAGCATGGACCAAGTCAAACACATTGTCATAGAACGGGAACCTATGATCTAAGCTCAAGTAAAGAGGGAATAATCCCCTTGCCGCAATGAATTCGCTGAAAGGGGCATCAACATTCAGAGTACTAGTAACCACAGTTACATTCCTTTCGGCCATTCTAGCGGCAAAGGAGCCAGAGCCACCTCCAAGATCAAGCCCAACTCTGATTCCACCACTTCCCAGTTCCAACACATCATCAATGAGAAAGTCATTCTTACCCCTAGCCTTAATAAACCTCTGACTCTCATAACCATTAAGCAAAT includes:
- the LOC107608525 gene encoding auxin response factor 12 is translated as MKEQSGTPLASLPRPQPQVEWNELGYSSWDTQTSQNLKRPLEATLLENTFLTSPCMPHYDNGTVEMNIHLKPQLGNNTRSRLWIPQQEESVAKRALLQQKNATLPKVNRKGHLAGSGSCSVSIIPQNDQHFLTELDQHSFEIHNPLSPDIFKLEPEVLSDPVNPQSQNWSSSVVGIPQSDSATVNGLIPLQDTDEWMVHSSCQQGLQEHRILRSEAVLRNLSAKSNNPGEIWGNTSVDVSSASATMVEPSNSSAILDEFCTLQDKDFQKLSDCIVSNFSMSQDVQSQITSASLAESHVFSVQDLAIDAGGASSSHADFNECSFLQNNSRPRVASKAPPRRTYTKVQRAGSVGRSIDVTAFKNYEELIHAIESMFGLEGLLNDDTRGRDSEWKLVYVDYENDVLLVGDDPWGEFVNCVRCIRILSPTELKKMSKEGMQLLNSGALQRINGHLH